A window of Rhipicephalus microplus isolate Deutch F79 chromosome 8, USDA_Rmic, whole genome shotgun sequence genomic DNA:
AAAATATCACCAGGAACTGTTTCTGACAATTTTATTGCATGTGTGCACTTCTTCACTCAGTGGAAGGACATACAAATAAGAGAAGATGGCCCTGCTTTGAAAACACTGCCCAACTTAGTTGATCGTCCTTGACGCAATGACTGGTTCCATGGTGTATAatcaatgaaacgcagcgcgctgaggggTTGACTTGACTTTTTGGTACTGTTGGCTTGTTCTTAAGGGGCCAGAGCTCGGAAAGatgccgagtttcgcgaaactcgggcGATCCTGCATACCGCCCCTGATCTGTGCACTTCCGCCCAATGTATCTGCCTTCGTGACTGTGGACTTCACCTGCTCTGAAAACGTTACGAGTAGCTGTTGTAATGGTGCACGCGCAGTCAGACTACATGTATGCATTTCATTTTACACAATAAACCCAACACTTGTTAGTTCAGTGCCTGTCCTTtgctttaggggtgaagctcttgaAGCCATGGAGCTATCCACGAATGTCTGTGACCGGTTTGTAACCACCTAGTTTTATGACTCGCTCAGCAGGTGGCGCTTGTGtaagtgacagacagacagacatacgcacagatagacagacaggcagagatATGAactaacggacggacggacacagacTGACagtggatggacgcgtggatggacggaagcacggacgcacggacgaacacttcgccccactcatcgctATTCAcgccatggatatgctgtgatatttttcttgttttcgtGTCTATCTTTTTGCGTTGATTTACTAAGAATTTAGAGGGAGCATGCTTCGTGACTAGTAATATGTGAATTTGGCAATAACGGGTCGCGTCAATAGTCTAACGTGACTCTACGCCACATCTAAATTGTAAATTCAGCGGAAACATATCCTGTGACAAGTGGTGGGACTTAGGGTTACATGACTAGCGTTAGGTAAGCTTAGCGGGGGCATGTAACATCACTAGTCCTACGTAACATTGGCGGCAATAtaacagttataccatgcatatccaactagccctaCTTTCGATTCTGTTGGCAATATATTATAAGATCAGTGTACGTGAATCGGGCCGGAACATGTCGCACAAAGACTGTTAAACCTAATTTGTAGCACCACAAGCTGGACAAATCAGTGCATGCGTTGTGGGAGCAAAGCAGAACATGAGGAGGAAGACATACAGAGAGCGTGTGGGTTCATGACAATCGACGCTTCTGTTTACACTACTGTTGGTTGAGTGATATGTGGGTTtgcacgtctcaaaaccacgatgagACACGcgcgccgtagtagagggctcccaAAACTTCGACTACCTagggttttttgacgtgcacccagatttgagcacataggcctaatgcgttttcgcctccatcaaaaatgcagccgccgtagccggaattcgttcccgtgacctgcgggtaagcagagGAAAACCTTAACAACTATAGAGCAGTGCGGCGGGGCTGTTTCCACTACTGGCGCTACGAAAAGCTTGAACAGCTCTCCTGATAGAACATAACTTACTAGACTGAGAGATGGTACAGAGATGCCCTACTAGCTGAAGGCAGAGGTATATTGAGAGTGGGGCAATCGCCTTTTTCCCGAAGCTTATGTCAACCTTCCCCGCTTCTTTCCACCTCCTATTGCAGATTGGGATGTATGTGCGGACCACTGTGAACATATTTGACAGTATTTCTGCTGTGATGGGGATCCTTATATGATAGTAACTGCTAAATAGAAAAGGGTCAGTacacacacccctcccggcacgCCAGTTTTAACTGGATTCACCCTTGTCTCAAGATACTAACCATGACGCACAGCACTCCATCGAAGCTTACAGACTCTTTAAAGATCTCCAGCGAGACAGGACAAGGCTAGAGAGGGCCTTATTTTATTGAAAGACGCCCTTTTGGCACGTATAGTCGAGTACCTTCAGCCCATCATGAACTGTGGCCGGGCGGGGCTGTTATGCACACGCAGCTGTGGTGGTTCTTGCAGTAGCCCGTGCGTTCAGGGTGGTTTTCCCTGCACCTCTTTTTGCAGATGGAAACCTTTCCCCGCACACAAGCAAGGTCAGGAGGACCTGCGGCAAGTGGCAGAACTGACCTAACACAGTGGCAACATGTTTTGCCGTCACAAATTGTCAGTCGGAGCAAAGCAAGACCCCTGTGCATGAAGAACGCAATTCAAGGCCCTGGAAATTGCCGGTTATGCATCCCGT
This region includes:
- the LOC119185199 gene encoding longicornsin isoform X6; the protein is MVGQATTLCFFLLVAGWVTAVMSEEAHQNKGPPDLACVRGKVSICKKRCRENHPERTGYCKNHHSCVCITAPPGHSS
- the LOC119185199 gene encoding longicornsin isoform X7; its protein translation is MLQVHRGSTSQGWVTAVMSEEAHQNKGPPDLACVRGKVSICKKRCRENHPERTGYCKNHHSCVCITAPPGHSS
- the LOC119185199 gene encoding longicornsin isoform X5, producing MSSFQYKGALPWTMSRAGWVTAVMSEEAHQNKGPPDLACVRGKVSICKKRCRENHPERTGYCKNHHSCVCITAPPGHSS